Below is a window of Humulus lupulus chromosome 2, drHumLupu1.1, whole genome shotgun sequence DNA.
ATACCATGGAAGAATTGTTCTAGTTGAGTTATGTTTTAGTGTTGTTATGttcatggaattttttttttttttgcatgccATATGCTTGAAGAATTTTCTCTTCAGATATAGGTGTTTTCACTCTTGATTAGCTCAGTTATTGTTTAAATTAGTTGGGTTATGTCTCTTTTTTTCAACTTTTTTCGATCTAAGCACCGAAACTTGTTTCAAGCCCCAAAAAAATCCCTTGAGCTCATAGTGTTTTCCTAAGCATTTTGGTGAGTTATTGAAAGGTCTTTGGTGCTTCTTTAAGACTAACTAAATCAATGTAAATCAGaacttgaattaaatgacttgaaaATTTGGTTTTGATACATATATAGCCACCTTCTAATCAAGTAGGATAAAAGCTAATTAAGTCAAGAGACATGTCTCTTTTTCTAACATTGGTTAGAAGTTATATGATGGGAGCAAACGTGAATTTGTTGAATGATTACTTTTAACTATAGAGGTGTCATTGTGCGTCAAAAGTATGGGGTTTCATAAAGCCAACATGGTAAGATATTTACTTTTTGAATATAGTACTAGCTAGTATATAATGTATTTGTTTAGGTGGAAAGTTTAGCTGAGGAAATTGTTGTAGGATTTTACAGCAGAGCTAAACAGAGAATCATGAAGATGATAAGCTTTTTCATTATTAGGAATTGTGTATGGATGGAAATGAAAGTTGGGATTAGCACATATGATGAGAAAGATAATCAAAGATGTATTTATACATGCACATGTttcatatttttgtttgtttgtttgattgGTTGCATTAAGGAATTTGGGATGAAATTTCAGTTTTACAATTTAAATCTATTATTTTTACCACAACTTTTGTAATTCACTTCCCTTTTGCTTACTCATCTAAACAAAATGCTACAAATTTTGATTCTCTTCATACAACAGATATTATATTGGAGGCATTGTAGGACACATGACAAACATCGATTATTGATCGTGGTTGGAGGATCTAGCTAGGCAACTGCAAGTTTCTTTTCAGTATAACGCTTTTTCCTTTTCTTATTCAATTTTAGTGATTCTGTCTTAATATGAGTTATATGACACAAATTTGCTTAAAATTCTTATAGCTGTTTGTTTTTCCTACTCTTAACTACTTTAACATATTTGTTTTAGTGTCTATGGAGAGGGTTTGAATTGGTTAGCTAAACTTTAATAGGATGTGGGTTGTCTGTATGCTTTGTCAACAAGGATGGAGataatgtataaaaaaaaaaaagaataagattAAATTTTCTTACTCTAAAccgatttatttttattatttcatttttttaaaggATAATTAATAGTTAAAGGGTATatacacccatatatatatatattgcatgtGTATAATATATAATGACTCATCATGACTCATGATATATACACTACATCTGTACATGCATCATTATGAGTACTTTGAGTATAGTTCTTCTATTAACTAGCTAGCTAGTGTAATCCTAGAGAGTTTTATTAAGAAACTGACTAGGAAATGTCAATATATATTTCCACTGCATATTTCACAGTAATTAGAATTATAATTGTAATTTCTACTTGCACTATCTAATCACAAAAAACATTTTATTGTCTGAATGGTCTAACAGGCCCAATGTTTTGTCTTTGTCTTGTATAGGAATCATTATTGTTTTGTCttgtattgtaaaaaaaaagagcATGATTACTTGTATAAGATAATAAGTAGTAAGGACAAAAGGCAGGAAAGAAGAGTATATGAGATAAAACCTTAACTATATAATAAAGTTTTCTGAATaggttaataaaattaattagtgAGTTAATGTGCCATGAATTCAGTCTATTTTAACATTATTAGGACTTAGTTTTCGATTTTTATGTGCTTATTGAAAAATCATTATGCTTTGAATACATGTCAAGATTTAACAGTGGCACCCCTTTCCAGAAAGAATATCATAGGGCATTTTACATCCATCAGTACATCAGGGCATTTACATTTAGGAATAGTCTCTGGTGTTGTTTTTGGATAGCAAATATATGACATAAATCTAATTTCTTATTGTTGTTCTTGAAATGGTTGTTTCTTTAGGAATAGTCTTATATTTGCAtttagaatttttattgaatctTTAGGTCTTACCTAGATGGCAGGTGTTGATAATGAAGTTCTTATTATTGAGAATAATGATGAGGCTTCTGTTTGGACTCAAAAGCATGAAGAAATTTTCATTGAACTTATGGAAGAAGAAGTCTTAAAGGGAAATAAGAATACCACAACTTTTACCAAGCAATCATGGAAATATATAAAGGAAGAGCTTTGTGGACGAGCAAAAAGAAATTATAGTGATATGCAACTAAGGAACAAATACAATCAATTAAAGCAAAAGCATAAGGATTTTAAGTCTTTACTGAAAGAGACTAGTATGGGATACAATGCAGTGACTGGAGAAGTTAGTGCGACAGATGAAGTTTTTGGATAAACTTATTCGggtaaaaatgatttaaaatggATTTTATGCTTGATTTATTTTGATAGGTATTAGTAcattttatcaatataatttcatTTCATGTAGGTTAACAAGTCTGCTAAAAGATTTAGAAAGAAAGGTTGTAAGTTTTAAGAGAAAATATGCACTATCTTTGGTGATACTACTTGAATTGGTTCCAATGCTCATCCTTCAACTCGAAGTCCTTCTAATGATGATGATGCAACGTCGATAAGTCCTTCTACTATGAATGAAGAAAGTGGTTTTGATGAGGATGGTAACAAAAGAAGAGGTAAATCAACAGCCACTTCGAACTCTCGATCAGTAAAAAGAGCAAAGTTCTCATCAGCTTTGGCAGATGCATTGGCAACATATAATGAAACTGCAAAGCGAAAGACAGAATTGATAGAGAGATCAATGACAACATCTGCATCACATTACTTATTGGATTTGATGAGAGTGTTGAAGCTCTTAATCAAATTGATTGAATTAGTGGAGAAGTATACGCAAAAGCTATTGAGAAGTTTGAGAATAAGGTGTCCAGAGCATTGTTTCTAAAGATGCCACAACATAGAAGAATAGATTGGTTGCTGAATTTGAAGTGAAAAAGTTTAGACTTTGTTTAGCTATGAACAAGATGACTTTATTTAGCTATTAACTTTAGTTTTGTTTAGCTTTTGATTAGATGACTTAGTTAAGCTATTGACTGGATAACTTTATTAgctattgactggatgactttactagctattgactggatgacttGTTAGATATTGACTGGATGACTTTGTTTAGCTATTGACTGGATGACTGATAGTGTAGAGTTCAGTATTTCTAGAACTCATATACGTGAAATGACTCATGGTCGTGATGAAATTGCTGACTATATATGGAGAGCTAGTCGACGATAGTGAGATTGAGTAAAGACATTAGTTGATTGTTATGACTCGTTTAATACTTTACTTTAAGTTTGGACAATTATTAGttcatatgtttttattttaCTATGTAAACTTTCTTGATTTTGTGTTATCTCGTGGAtatatattaagttttaaaatttgagattatttgaatattattaatatgatattcttttactataattttcttattttttattttaaaataatgaatAGTGGTCacacaaaatatttttattttttagttgggaaaatgataataaaaaataaattttaaaaaaaaaatatttaccaaacatgttttttattttttaaaacaaaaaataaaaataaaagttaccaaacacatttttatttttattttaaaaaaacagaaaacaaaaatggTTATCAAacgcatttttattttataaaaataaaaaaatataaaacaaaaatatatttttatttttgagtttaaaaaatttaaaaacaaaaattttaccaaacgcaAATTAGTAGCTAATTAAAATATAGAAATACAATATATTTtatcataattatatttttttatgattttgaaggtaattttattttatttttatcaattttttttattttttaatttcagttatttattttttttccttgtttattttttcttctaattttttatttttattttttttccaccaattttttctttcatcttttttttctttccagttttaaattcttcttcttcttctcatcttttttcatttatctattttttctttcatttgtattgttttttctttcatattttttcaattttctttactttttctttcatttgtattgttttttctttcatattttttcagttttctttaattttttccaattttttttcatatttttttccttacattttttcttcatttttgtctTTATTACTTtctcattcctttttttttttcacacacatgagctttttcttcttcttccattttctctttttttttttctaccaattttttcatccatatttttttctttccatttttctattatttttcttcttattcttttcatttttattcattcatctgtttttttttccttcatcatttctttgtttgttttttcttcatattcttttagttttctttcctaagtttgttttccttctttttttctttattttttttgtacttattctttactcattccattttttcacacatatattttaacattacataattattttatttatttattatattttattattgtaattttttttaatagttttttccactacatgtaaaaaaaaaaaaatcaaatcaattttttcagcattttcttttactataacccttataggaacaccaaaatttggaaagaaaactgataaaaatatgaaaacgtgaatgggtaactgtaGTGGCAAAAAATTACACCAAGCCCGAATCAATCATGCCATCAGCCCACAACCCATTAAACATTAAAAAGCCCATCAAGTCCAGTCAATAAGAAGCTACTTTGAACAACTAGGCCCAATCTCAACACCAAACAAACATGAGCTCACACGTCAAGAATAACGTTGAGCTTTGACCATGCCCTAAGCCCAAAAATACTATTCAAACATACCCCATAACATGTCAAACACGTGAGAGAAATGCTATCAGCTGAAACAGTCTCTAACTCGCCCGAAAGAATCGTTCttcctcctaaaaaggaggaagaTCACTTTTCAGGTTCCTCCTTCAGGAACTAGGCAACTGACCACTAAGTCTTCTATAAATTTAAAGGACGAATTGACTAACAGGGGTCCCAAGAAGCATTCATTGAAAAGCTCTCAATCTCTCTCTAATACTATTAGACCGATCACTTAGATCATCCCCTCGCTGCCACTCTACAGTGGATTATTTACTTGTTGTTTACTTTCTTTACATTTCTTTATTCTATACTTGAATTGTTTACTAATTTGACCATCGGAGTCCCTTCGACTGACACCACCCCCGCGTCCCAAGGCTTTCATAGTCTTTCTTCTTTTGTTATACAGGTTGTCAGTGCTCGTGATCCATCATTTCCAATCATTGTAGATTTTTTCCTCTACAGTAACCAGTTACTCTGATGGGAATAttcaaatttagaaaaaaaaatcatatgaaaaagatgggagagaagggaaagagggtggatttgattttttttctctcttcagatctgtggtaactggttaccttcccgttttgtgtgtatatttatgggggtAATTGATTACCTTCACgttttttgtgtgtatatttatgagggtaattggttaccttcacgttttgatgtgtgtgtatatttatgggttctttatggtaactagttacctaggttactaaaattatagttacttcttcttccttttaaaAATGAAGTGTTATTCCTCTTTTtcattcaaatttgatgtttcttttcatatttaatatgagtaactcgtcacccctcttaaggtaactagttacccttcttatggcagaaggttactcctctcagggtaaCTGATTACTcttgatacatgttatttaacctagctgttgacggtgaaatctcgtcaacgaaattagatcggaaaactcaaaggtaagtcaggcgaTGTTTatgtaagaactgagaataaacttatgaaaggataaacacaaatgaacaatggagtgagaaatgtatattgcttaatagcttctgcatacaatgaattttccaacccccctttcaggtggtcttagggtccattttatagtaggctctaatggccttagatacatagtggtccaggggaccaagtggtacatacgtactgtgtcagggcagtggcttcagaggttgtggtcgtacatcccgtacagaagcaggtgtcaggaggatgtctccactacttgtcggtacccatgtctaatgcgtggtggcaggcgtagtggcgcagaaggtagtggtgtcggctttgacctatggccgtagacgtacggaccataactcctatcctcgcatacccactcctggcgttaccactacttgtctggtaggggtactatatccgtactctgacttctttaggtttgtaggcacattccatattcatgcatgtacctttccccttgtgagtattctcacctccaaggccatgggcacgggaccatgggcgaagccatgggcgaggccatgggcgaggccatgggcgaggccatgggcgaggccatgggccatgccatctcgcgaggccacctggtgctgggcctcatgcgcgcggccgaggcatggctggggcaccatttcgcgaggtgccttactagcgaggccaccaccagcgaggccatcatgtgcagcgaggccaccatcagcgaggccaccaccagcgaggccaccaccagcgaggccaccatccgcgaggccaccatcagcgaggccaccatcagcgaggccaccaccagcgaggccaccaccagcgaggccaccaccagcgaggccaccatccgcgaggccaccatccgcgaggccaccaccagcgaggccaccaccagcgaggccaccagcgaggccaccaccagcgaggccaccatccgcgaggccatcaccagcgaggccaccaccagcgaggccaccaggtGCAACTAAGGCGTGGCTTCGCTAAGTACGTGGTTGGTGCGAGACAATGGGAGCCCGAGGGCATCGCGGCTCCATCACGTAATTAAGTGCTTATGGGACCTTAGTGCGTGCCTTTGATCCTTTGAGGgcgtggaattttgagcctcaacactTGCCCCTCCAGGCTCGAGTCCAATTGTATGATgaagtggcctttatccctctgttctaatcagggactagagatttcttatttggtggatttttgtatccacacttgccccccagtctatagggaggcctttaggcgttcttgtagactcttccattcctttttatcattcgtattcttcttcttcttttcttttttttttttttttttagcatgttcgaggtcctttggaacccacgcgaaagggggtccggtaggtctctctttggtgcaccttggttgcacctataaggatatattgaccccttgggttatagttatccttttatatattttcgcgcgcgcttattatatcttgcgagaagcgtccttctcgtcattaggcatagtactatttttgcaagcgtcttctttgagaccctttttgcaagcgtcttctttgagacccttttcggaagcgtctactttgggaccctttttgatagcgtctactttggagaccctttttggaggcgtctactatggagaccctttttggagtcgtctactttggagacctttttggaggcgtctacttcggagaccctttttggaggtgtctacttcggagaccctcattggaggcatctactttggagaccctttttggaggcgtctgctCTTGAGGTGATTTCCCCTCGGGTGGGGGACTTTAATGGCTAGAGGGTCTTCATTCAATCTCAAAcatggtcagcgacccctctagcgcGACGCCCctttctatatggaatcttcgaTCGTGTTAGTAGTAGGGAAACTAGAGGAAGGTTCTCTTTCTTCCACATaaaagttcttatggccctcttccacacgtgttacttctgtgctctctcgaagaagtcatCCAGATTCGtgacttctcttttgagcatgctcccCCATAACTTACTTCCTGGGcaaactccggctgtaatagccatcttgtgctcGGCTTTGGTCaaacctcccacctttgttgattctatactgaacctatggatgtagtccttcagactttcattctcgccttgttttatgttagcgaggctggtagttggcatgacgtaatcacatgctgcatgg
It encodes the following:
- the LOC133815277 gene encoding L10-interacting MYB domain-containing protein-like, with the translated sequence MAGVDNEVLIIENNDEASVWTQKHEEIFIELMEEEVLKGNKNTTTFTKQSWKYIKEELCGRAKRNYSDMQLRNKYNQLKQKHKDFKSLLKETSMGYNAVTGEVNKSAKRFRKKGCKF